In Molothrus ater isolate BHLD 08-10-18 breed brown headed cowbird chromosome 21, BPBGC_Mater_1.1, whole genome shotgun sequence, a single genomic region encodes these proteins:
- the AKAP1 gene encoding A-kinase anchor protein 1, mitochondrial, whose amino-acid sequence MALRFRNFVPYAIPGVLALLGCWWIYSWRKKHSGYCNKQAIAIAREKQEEVSESDARPKPEACVPRRVPLLSGRESLEQPAPSSLLPTVPSPLHPAHERPELSRHPPDLSATAAGPSEQLESVGSGEGSGVPARASLPLLAGSSECDQNEVLSHTLGQSLGAKQGQQPPLTQESLGVTEDTSNTEQSDESSFKPPKEKQMPGIVQSDTGSVTACCWGLEKEASAPQAFLNEAEVSGHEDSAVSVLPGSLESTCPKQSREEEISESIIGTVPVCQKDTQPKRDELEREKIGGVSLDKEVEKIEQVAIQIISKVILAATEEVLSGSAGDASPWLCQATASRAEAPLGMESVAASAQVPVEGATAADGSVAAGSSAGEHGQGVADCSSHGCWASPVQGSTEDCQVKSCVCRESQGVGRTHVENSLEKSPLSMEDSGYGTHTPGGGTSVEEPLQSTVLSVTSEQHSDSLSTSSAPDTSAEQSLVPRETPSAAGLPEGSTVPYSNGILKEDGPDLSQECSSAPGTDGDHSEGSDVNSVDFVDSGSAMRKTVARQNAKLEGGSSKPDFVIWEIEVPKELVGRLIGKQGRFMSYLRQASGAKIYVSTLPYFRDSQVCHIEGTSHQVEKVLSLIGKKFKELCLTNIYTLPPPMPLPLHSLLVSAWLFLPDGVTVEVVVAHQVDAGHMFLQQHTHPTFHVLRSLDQQMFACYSQPEIPTLPTPVEVGIICAAPGLDGAWLRAQVISYFEETDEVELKYVDYGGYDKVKVDTLRQIRSDFLTLPFQGAEVLLDNVVPLPDEDHFSPEADAAVSEMTRGAVLVAQVTNYDSVTGLPLIQLWNLMGDEVVSINRTLVERGFARWLDY is encoded by the exons ATGGCTTTACGCTTCCGCAATTTCGTCCCGTATGCCATTCCCGGAGTGCTGGCGCTTCTTGGCTGCTGGTGGATCTattcctggagaaaaaaacactCAGGCTATTGCAACAAACAAGCAATAGCCATTGCaagggagaagcaggaggaagtATCAGAGAGTGATGCGCGTCCCAAGCCAGAAGCGTGTGTCCCTCGGAGAGTGCCTCTGCTGTCAGGGAgagagagcctggagcagccagcccccagctccctgctgcccacggtgCCCTCTCCTCTGCACCCAGCTCATGAGAGGCCGGAGCTCTCACGGCACCCCCCAGACCTGTCAGCCACGGCAGCTGGGCCCAGTGAGCAGCTGGAATCGGTGGGGTCTGGAGAGGGAAGCGGTGTCCCTGCTCGTgcctctctccctctgctcGCTGGGAGCTCAGAGTGTGACCAGAACGAGGTATTGAGCCACACACTGGGGCAAAGCTTGGGGGCAAAGCAAGGCCAGCAGCCACCCCTGACACAGGAGTCTTTGGGAGTCACAGAGGACACCAGCAACACAGAGCAGTCGGATGAGTCTTCGTTTAAGCCCCCTAAGGAAAAGCAGATGCCAGGAATCGTGCAGTCAGATACTGGCTCTGTGACAGCCTGTTGCTGGGGATTGGAGAAAGAAGCCAGTGCCCCACAAGCCTTTCTGAATGAAGCTGAAGTATCAGGTCACGAGGATTCTGCAGTGAGTGTGTTACCAGGGAGTTTGGAGTCTACCTGTCCAAAGCAGTCCAGGGAAGAAGAGATCTCCGAGTCAATCATTGGTACTGTACCAGTGTGTCAGAAGGACACACAGCCAAAAAGAGATGAGTTGGAAAGAGAGAAGATTGGAGGAGTGAGTTTGGACAAGGAAGTTGAGAAAATTGAGCAAGTGGCAATACAGATAATTTCCAAGGTCATTTTGGCAGCAACCGAGGAAGTGCTGTCGGGTTCTGCAGGCGATGCATCCCCTTGGCTCTGCCAGGCCACTGCCAGCCGAGCTGAGGCTCCTCTGGGCATGGAGAGTgttgctgcctctgctcaggtGCCTGTGGAgggagccacagcagctgatgggagcgtggctgcagggagcagtgcaggggagCACGGTCAGGGTGTGGCAGATTGCTCATCACACggctgctgggccagccccgTTCAGGGGAGCACAGAGGACTGTCAGGTGAAGAGCTGCGTGTGCAGGGAGTCCCAAGGAGTTGGTCGGACTCATGTGGAGAACTCTCTGGAAAAGTCACCTTTGTCCATGGAGGACTCTGGGTATGGCACGCACACACCCGGAGGTGGGACGAGCGTGGAGGagcccctgcagagcacagtgctGTCTGTCACATCAGAGCAGCACTCGGACTCACTGAGCACATCCTCAGCCCCAGACACgtctgctgagcagagcttggTCCCAAGGGAGAccccctctgctgcagggctgcctgaggGCAGCACGGTGCCCTACAGCAATGGGATCCTGAAAGAGGATGGGCCAGACCTGAGTCAGGAGTGTAGCAGTGCTCCAGGCACAGATGGAGATCACTCAGAAG GTTCAGATGTAAATAGTGTGGATTTTGTGGACAGTGGCAGTGCCATGAGGAAGACAGTGGCTCGCCAGAATGCGAAGCTGGAAGGAGGATCCAGCAAGCCAGACTTCGTTATCTGGGAAATCGAGGTCCCAAAG GAATTAGTTGGCCGCTTGATTGGCAAACAGGGGAGGTTTATGAGCTACCTGAGACAAGCATCTGGTGCCAAGATTTATGTCTCAACGCTACCTTATTTCCGTGACTCCCAGGTCTGTCACATCGAAG GGACTTCTCATCAAGTGGAGAAAGTCCTGAGCCTGATTGGCAAGAAGTTCAAAGAGCTGTGTCTCACCAACATCTACACCCTCCCTCCGCCGATGCCGCTGCCGCTTCACTCCCTGCTCGTGTCCGCCTGG CTGTTCCTCCCCGATGGAGTCACTGTGGAGGTGGTGGTGGCACACCAGGTGGATGCAGGGCAcatgttcctgcagcagcacacacacccCACGTTCCACGTGCTGCGCAGCCTCGACCAGCAGATGTTCGCCTGCTACTCTCAGCCCGAAATTCCAACCCTGCCCACTCCAGTAGAAG TTGGCATTatctgtgcagctccaggcctGGATGGGGCATGGCTCCGGGCTCAAGTCATCAGCTACTTCGAAGAGACCGATGAAGTGGAGCTCAAATACGTGGACTATGGAGGATATGATAAAGTGAAGGTTGACACACTCAGGCAAATCAG GTCTGATTTTTTAACACTACCTTTCCAAGGAGCAGAAGTTTTACTTGACAATGTGGTGCCACTTCCAG ATGAGGATCACTTTTCCCCGGAAGCTGACGCCGCTGTCAGTGAGATGACCAGAGGTGCTGTCCTTGTGGCACAG gTCACAAATTATGACAGTGTCACAGGGCTGCCACTGATACAGCTGTGGAACTTGATGGGAGATGAG GTGGTGTCAATAAACAGGACTCTGGTGGAAAGAGGGTTTGCTCGGTGGCTCGACTACTAG